The following proteins are encoded in a genomic region of Syntrophales bacterium:
- a CDS encoding site-specific DNA-methyltransferase: MANIEKLDLKSKNITDEQKAKLKELFPEVLTEGKVDFEKLRLTLGDEIDEGEERFGMTWPGKRDCFKVIQEPSIGTLKPCREESVDFDTTENLFIEGDNLEVLKLLQKSYYGKVKMIYIDPPYNTGNEFIYPDKYSESLETYLAYTGQVDDEGRKFSTNTETDGRFHSKWLNMMYPRLFLAKNLLREDGVIFISIDDNEVYNLRKICDEVFGEENYRNECVIRRGAKSVQAQFETWDKLGSGFERIIIYSKRSDYRFPKQLRRLDEVKQGSWNNHWRGTERPTMRYELFGIIPSSGQWRWGKERSFAAIENYKKLLLELNVAEESITQEQIDEYYTRKFDDGDDLDFLRLSSNSKPEHYVPPTDSTLLNDIWFDLPISSSKEVRALFDKKKIFDNPKPTALIKRMLAFGSGKDIILDFFSGSCTTTHAVLDLNKEDGGNRKFIMVQLPEPTDENSEAHNAGYKTISDIGKERIRRVIKQINKEKEGTLAFKETKQDLGFKVFKLDKSNFKIWDGAVDDKPIHEQLEFAIDHIDPNSKEDDILYEILLKSGFELTTPLETLTLEGKKVYSVAEGALLICLEMNLTKELIRAIAKMEPQRVVCLDSGFEGNDQLKTNAVQIMKTSDVESFRTV; encoded by the coding sequence ATGGCGAATATCGAAAAACTCGATCTTAAGAGCAAAAACATCACCGATGAGCAGAAAGCAAAACTAAAAGAGCTGTTCCCGGAGGTACTCACGGAAGGCAAAGTCGACTTCGAAAAGCTACGTTTGACCCTCGGCGATGAGATAGATGAGGGAGAAGAACGTTTCGGCATGACATGGCCGGGAAAACGCGACTGTTTCAAAGTCATTCAGGAACCCAGCATCGGGACACTGAAACCTTGCAGGGAAGAGAGCGTTGACTTTGACACAACGGAGAACCTCTTTATTGAAGGCGATAATCTGGAAGTGCTCAAACTGCTGCAGAAGTCCTATTACGGCAAGGTCAAGATGATCTATATCGATCCGCCCTACAACACCGGAAATGAGTTTATCTATCCTGATAAATATTCGGAATCTCTGGAGACCTACCTGGCCTATACCGGGCAGGTGGACGATGAGGGGAGAAAGTTTTCAACCAATACAGAGACAGATGGCCGGTTTCATTCCAAGTGGTTGAATATGATGTATCCGAGGTTGTTTCTGGCGAAAAATCTGTTGAGGGAAGATGGAGTTATATTTATCAGTATTGATGATAATGAAGTATATAATCTGCGTAAGATATGTGATGAAGTTTTTGGCGAGGAAAACTATCGAAATGAATGCGTAATTAGAAGGGGAGCAAAGTCAGTTCAAGCACAGTTTGAGACATGGGATAAACTCGGAAGTGGATTTGAACGAATTATCATCTATTCTAAACGTTCCGATTATCGATTTCCAAAGCAACTAAGAAGACTTGATGAGGTTAAACAAGGTTCATGGAACAATCATTGGCGGGGTACTGAGAGACCAACCATGAGATACGAACTGTTCGGAATTATACCAAGTAGTGGCCAATGGCGTTGGGGTAAAGAAAGAAGTTTTGCCGCTATTGAGAACTACAAAAAATTATTACTTGAACTGAATGTAGCGGAAGAATCCATCACACAAGAACAGATAGATGAGTATTATACGAGAAAATTTGATGATGGTGACGATTTAGATTTTCTTCGTCTCTCATCGAATAGCAAACCTGAACATTACGTTCCTCCAACTGATTCTACCTTACTCAACGATATCTGGTTTGATTTACCAATATCAAGCTCAAAGGAGGTTCGGGCTCTTTTCGATAAGAAAAAAATATTTGACAATCCCAAACCCACTGCATTGATAAAGCGAATGCTGGCTTTCGGGAGTGGAAAAGACATCATCCTTGATTTCTTCTCTGGCTCCTGCACCACTACTCATGCTGTCTTGGATCTAAATAAAGAAGATGGCGGCAATCGCAAGTTCATCATGGTGCAATTACCAGAACCTACTGACGAAAATTCCGAAGCCCACAACGCTGGTTACAAAACCATATCGGACATCGGCAAAGAACGCATCCGCCGGGTTATAAAGCAAATCAACAAAGAAAAAGAAGGCACCCTCGCTTTTAAAGAGACAAAACAGGATTTAGGATTCAAGGTCTTCAAGCTCGACAAATCCAATTTCAAGATATGGGACGGCGCTGTTGATGACAAACCCATTCATGAACAACTCGAATTTGCCATTGACCACATCGACCCGAACAGTAAAGAAGATGATATCCTCTATGAGATTCTTCTTAAATCGGGCTTTGAACTGACTACGCCTTTAGAAACACTTACCCTTGAAGGCAAAAAAGTTTATTCCGTCGCTGAAGGTGCTCTCCTCATCTGCCTTGAAATGAATTTGACCAAAGAGCTTATCCGCGCAATCGCGAAGATGGAGCCGCAGAGAGTCGTCTGCCTGGATTCGGGATTTGAGGGCAACGACCAGCTAAAAACAAATGCCGTGCAGATAATGAAAACCTCTGATGTTGAAAGCTTCAGGACAGTGTGA